The following are encoded together in the Streptomyces rapamycinicus NRRL 5491 genome:
- a CDS encoding relaxase/mobilization nuclease domain-containing protein — protein sequence MIAKISSGKDTAGLIRYLYGPGRANEHTDPHLVASWDGFAPDPGRSNDFNATRKLLVQDLDLRVHQAKRLGRAPNQHVWHCSLRASPEDRILSDDEWAAVARRIVTATGIAPEGDPDGCRWVAVRHAEDHIHIAATKVRGDLRTARHWNDYLTADKELAAIEKDYGLQQVIRGDRTAAKRPTRAEQEKAHRTGHQRTARERLRTAVRTAVSVATSPEEFLDILTRTDNVHVDIQYFPSGDVRGYKVALEGDTNAAGAPIWHSGSKLAPDLSFPKIRERLTDIDTPPTTAPEKRRRPNPWHQATAAAERIPTRLAQSDDAAAQAHIAAFGEALDALPILAPKNLRPQLQQAAITFERATRSRIRAQQDQARALRGAIRALRSTPVTGEGSGLAMFLDVALLVVTAAAHWHQLRQHDQQVTATHQTLIHLRTAYEQAATVPLATLALRKPPTQTVDRLARQIWETAPSHAQQILGDRGWDALTTVLTEAECLGHNPDTLLQQAIHQRPLDDARHPAEVLTWRIRRLGERRAPSARAMAAQARSAVVRSAQSTQVPPTGAVREAPARRRPRR from the coding sequence ATGATCGCGAAGATCAGCAGCGGCAAGGACACCGCCGGCCTGATCAGGTACCTCTACGGCCCCGGCCGGGCCAACGAGCACACGGACCCGCACCTGGTCGCCTCCTGGGACGGCTTCGCCCCCGACCCCGGCCGCAGCAACGACTTCAACGCCACCAGGAAACTCCTTGTCCAGGACCTTGACCTACGCGTCCACCAGGCCAAGCGCCTCGGCCGAGCCCCGAACCAGCACGTGTGGCACTGCTCCCTCCGCGCATCCCCCGAAGACCGGATCCTCAGCGACGACGAATGGGCTGCGGTCGCCCGCCGCATCGTGACCGCCACCGGCATTGCCCCCGAAGGCGACCCGGACGGCTGCCGCTGGGTTGCCGTACGCCACGCGGAGGACCACATCCACATCGCCGCCACCAAGGTCCGCGGCGACCTGCGCACCGCCCGCCACTGGAACGACTACCTCACCGCCGACAAAGAACTGGCCGCCATCGAAAAGGACTACGGCCTCCAGCAGGTCATACGCGGAGACCGCACCGCCGCGAAACGCCCCACCCGGGCCGAGCAGGAGAAGGCCCACCGCACCGGCCACCAACGGACCGCCCGCGAACGCCTGCGCACCGCCGTCCGCACTGCGGTCTCCGTCGCCACCAGCCCCGAAGAATTCCTGGACATCCTCACCCGCACCGACAACGTGCACGTGGACATCCAGTACTTCCCGTCCGGAGACGTACGCGGCTACAAGGTCGCTCTCGAAGGCGACACCAACGCCGCAGGCGCCCCGATCTGGCACTCCGGCTCCAAACTCGCCCCCGACCTGTCCTTCCCCAAGATCCGCGAACGCCTCACCGACATCGACACCCCACCAACCACGGCGCCGGAAAAACGTCGCCGCCCCAACCCGTGGCACCAAGCCACCGCAGCCGCCGAACGCATCCCCACACGCCTCGCACAATCCGACGACGCAGCCGCCCAGGCCCACATCGCCGCCTTCGGCGAAGCCCTCGACGCCCTGCCGATACTCGCCCCCAAGAACCTCCGACCCCAACTCCAGCAAGCCGCCATAACCTTCGAACGCGCCACCCGCTCCCGCATCCGAGCCCAGCAGGACCAGGCCCGCGCTCTGCGCGGCGCCATCCGCGCCTTGCGCTCCACTCCCGTCACCGGAGAGGGGTCCGGCCTCGCGATGTTCCTCGACGTCGCCCTGCTCGTCGTCACCGCCGCCGCCCACTGGCACCAGCTCCGCCAACACGATCAGCAGGTCACCGCCACCCACCAGACCCTGATCCACCTGCGCACCGCCTACGAGCAAGCCGCAACAGTGCCCCTGGCCACCCTCGCCCTGCGTAAACCGCCGACACAGACGGTCGACCGCCTCGCGCGTCAGATATGGGAGACGGCGCCCTCCCACGCTCAGCAGATCCTGGGTGACCGTGGCTGGGATGCCCTGACCACCGTCCTCACAGAAGCCGAGTGCTTGGGACACAACCCGGACACCCTGCTCCAGCAAGCCATCCATCAACGGCCGCTGGATGATGCACGCCATCCCGCCGAAGTGCTGACGTGGCGCATCCGTCGTCTCGGCGAACGCCGGGCCCCCAGTGCCCGAGCTATGGCTGCCCAGGCGCGATCTGCCGTGGTGCGGTCTGCCCAGTCAACGCAGGTGCCGCCTACCGGTGCCGTACGTGAGGCACCTGCTCGTCGTAGGCCACGGCGGTAA